The following proteins come from a genomic window of Natrinema saccharevitans:
- a CDS encoding fumarylacetoacetate hydrolase family protein — translation MKYVRFRDPAGAVRRGEYENGTVQFGTESYDLESDEIDVLPPTEPSKIVCIGKNYADHAAELDSEVPDRPLLFLKPPNTLAAHGDTVTLPAGKERIDHEAELGVVIGEQCHHVSEADAMDVVAGFTCVDDLSNRDDQRQEQNWVRGKAFDGAAPIGPVLATPDEVPADASVRTRVNGDLKQDGSREQLIFPIPELIAEITTYLTLEPGDVIATGTPEGVGPLSDGDTVEIEVEGVGTLEHSVRIP, via the coding sequence ATGAAATACGTCCGCTTTCGCGACCCGGCCGGTGCCGTCCGCCGCGGCGAGTACGAGAACGGCACGGTCCAGTTCGGAACGGAAAGCTACGACCTCGAGAGCGACGAGATCGACGTGTTACCGCCGACGGAGCCGTCGAAGATCGTCTGTATCGGAAAGAACTACGCCGACCACGCGGCGGAACTCGACTCCGAGGTGCCTGATCGACCCTTGCTCTTCCTGAAGCCGCCGAACACGCTGGCGGCCCACGGCGACACCGTCACCCTGCCTGCGGGCAAGGAGCGGATCGACCACGAGGCCGAACTCGGCGTCGTCATCGGCGAGCAGTGCCACCACGTCTCCGAAGCCGACGCGATGGACGTCGTGGCAGGCTTTACCTGTGTCGACGACCTCTCGAACCGCGACGATCAGCGCCAGGAACAGAACTGGGTCCGCGGGAAGGCCTTCGACGGCGCGGCCCCGATCGGACCGGTGCTGGCGACCCCCGACGAAGTCCCCGCGGACGCGTCCGTACGGACTCGCGTCAACGGTGACCTGAAGCAGGACGGCTCCCGCGAGCAACTTATCTTCCCGATCCCGGAACTGATCGCCGAGATCACGACGTATCTCACCCTAGAGCCCGGCGACGTGATCGCGACGGGCACGCCCGAGGGCGTCGGCCCGCTCTCGGACGGCGACACCGTCGAAATCGAGGTCGAAGGCGTCGGCACCCTCGAGCATTCGGTCCGAATTCCCTGA
- the lrp gene encoding HTH-type transcriptional regulator Lrp: MTYENLDSDLVNELLDDGRSSLRSLAEELDVSVTTVSNHLSDLEDEGVIEGYTPKIDYDAVGYDVTAVMQLRAEGNALPEITETLKDHRQMISVYEVTGDYDVIAIGKFKDTDDMNDQIKQLITDPDINQSSTSIVLNAVCENEQFELETDGDS, translated from the coding sequence ATGACGTACGAGAATCTGGATTCCGATCTGGTAAACGAACTGCTCGACGACGGCCGCTCGAGTCTCCGCAGCCTCGCGGAGGAACTCGACGTCTCCGTGACGACCGTTTCGAACCACCTCTCGGACCTCGAAGACGAGGGCGTGATCGAGGGGTACACGCCCAAGATCGATTACGACGCGGTCGGCTACGACGTGACTGCGGTCATGCAACTCAGGGCAGAGGGGAACGCCCTTCCCGAGATCACGGAGACGCTGAAAGACCACCGACAGATGATCTCCGTCTACGAGGTCACGGGTGACTACGACGTGATCGCCATCGGGAAGTTCAAAGACACCGACGACATGAACGACCAGATCAAGCAGTTGATCACCGACCCGGACATCAACCAGTCGAGTACCAGTATCGTCCTCAACGCCGTGTGTGAGAACGAGCAGTTCGAACTCGAGACGGACGGGGACAGCTAA
- a CDS encoding DNA topoisomerase IV subunit A, with the protein MSADDTQEAREQLIDLAAQFYDQFELGEIPHMSVPTRTKNNIEYDEDSDVWVYGDRESTRSANSVQGARKLLKAVYTIEFLAEQLEEDRSSTLRELYYLSESWDNEEAQFSSQDESNNLVEDLEIVSGVTREDFHMRPEESGATIMGPLHLREQTRRGEREIHCQEDVGEGGYQIPNNPDTIEFLDCDADFILAVETGGMRDRLVENGFDEEYDALIVHLKGQPARATRRITKRLHDELGLPVTVFTDGDPWSYRIYGSVAYGSIKSAHLSEYLATPEADFIGIQPADIVEYDLPSDPLSDSDVNALESELEDPRFQTDYWEEQIELQLDLGKKSEQQSLASRGLDFVTDTYLPERLDAMGVL; encoded by the coding sequence ATGAGCGCAGACGACACTCAGGAAGCCAGAGAGCAGTTGATCGATCTCGCAGCGCAGTTCTACGACCAGTTCGAACTGGGCGAGATCCCTCACATGTCCGTGCCGACGCGGACGAAGAACAACATCGAGTACGACGAGGACAGCGACGTCTGGGTCTACGGCGATCGGGAGTCGACCCGGTCGGCCAACTCGGTCCAGGGCGCTCGAAAGCTCCTGAAGGCGGTCTACACGATCGAGTTCCTCGCCGAGCAACTCGAGGAGGACCGTTCCTCGACCCTGCGTGAACTCTACTACCTCTCGGAGAGCTGGGACAACGAGGAGGCGCAGTTCTCGAGCCAGGACGAGTCGAACAACCTCGTCGAGGACCTCGAGATCGTCTCGGGGGTCACCCGCGAGGACTTCCACATGCGCCCCGAGGAATCGGGCGCGACGATCATGGGTCCGCTGCACCTGCGAGAGCAGACCCGCCGCGGCGAGCGCGAGATCCACTGTCAGGAGGACGTCGGCGAGGGCGGCTACCAGATCCCGAACAATCCGGACACGATCGAGTTTCTGGACTGCGACGCCGACTTCATCCTCGCGGTCGAGACCGGTGGGATGCGCGATCGACTCGTCGAGAACGGCTTCGACGAGGAGTACGACGCCCTGATCGTCCACCTGAAGGGCCAGCCCGCCCGCGCGACCCGCCGGATCACCAAACGGCTCCACGACGAACTCGGCCTGCCGGTCACCGTGTTTACGGACGGCGACCCGTGGTCGTACCGCATCTACGGCTCGGTGGCCTACGGCTCGATCAAGTCCGCCCACCTCTCGGAGTATCTGGCGACCCCCGAGGCGGACTTCATCGGCATTCAGCCCGCCGACATCGTCGAGTACGACCTCCCCTCCGACCCGCTGTCGGATTCGGACGTCAACGCCCTCGAGAGCGAACTCGAGGACCCGCGGTTCCAGACCGACTACTGGGAGGAACAGATCGAACTCCAGCTCGACCTCGGGAAGAAGTCCGAACAGCAGTCGCTGGCCTCCCGGGGGCTGGACTTCGTGACCGACACCTATCTCCCCGAGCGACTCGACGCGATGGGTGTCCTGTAA
- a CDS encoding amphi-Trp domain-containing protein: MPEEQLFKLEDQRTRTEIAAALRDAAEQIESGSVELKSETDSRDVTVPKNARFETELERLTDSETGEKRYELEYEIRWTE, translated from the coding sequence ATGCCAGAAGAGCAACTGTTCAAGCTCGAGGACCAGCGGACGAGAACCGAAATCGCGGCGGCGCTACGCGATGCCGCCGAACAGATCGAATCCGGCTCCGTCGAGTTGAAGAGCGAAACGGATTCGAGAGACGTTACCGTCCCGAAAAACGCCCGATTTGAAACCGAACTCGAACGACTCACTGATTCGGAAACGGGAGAAAAGCGGTACGAACTCGAGTACGAGATCAGGTGGACCGAGTGA
- a CDS encoding zinc ribbon domain-containing protein has product MSLVLLGTVLSLCLLPSLCFLGLWRGLGRLQRSSLVSRASDRAGCPDPAVTWGDVLDAYTDPQKRRFASPSESRPSTTRDDQCDVCAADNDPVASYCHNCFRKLE; this is encoded by the coding sequence ATGAGCCTCGTCCTCCTGGGAACGGTCCTCTCGCTCTGTCTGCTCCCGTCGCTTTGCTTTCTGGGACTCTGGCGCGGACTCGGCCGACTGCAACGCAGTTCGCTGGTTTCGCGTGCGAGCGATCGTGCGGGCTGTCCCGATCCGGCAGTCACGTGGGGCGACGTTCTCGACGCGTACACTGACCCCCAGAAACGACGCTTCGCGTCCCCGTCCGAATCCCGCCCGTCGACGACTCGCGACGACCAGTGTGACGTCTGTGCCGCGGACAACGACCCGGTCGCGTCGTACTGCCACAACTGCTTCCGGAAGCTCGAGTGA
- a CDS encoding DsrE family protein — translation MTNAAIVILAGTDSHSDLGRLVNGLEAAREFAENPDDDLELVFDGASTQWIPELEDEDHDYHDLYRSVSDEAAACDYCSGAFGVEDAVNDAGIVTVDDNDGHPSIRSLVDDDYDIITF, via the coding sequence ATGACGAACGCGGCAATCGTAATTCTGGCAGGCACCGACTCCCACAGCGACCTCGGGCGACTCGTCAACGGCCTCGAGGCCGCCCGGGAGTTCGCCGAGAACCCCGACGACGACCTCGAACTCGTCTTCGACGGGGCCAGCACGCAGTGGATCCCGGAACTGGAAGACGAGGACCACGACTACCACGACCTCTACCGGTCGGTCAGCGACGAGGCGGCGGCCTGTGACTACTGTTCGGGCGCGTTCGGCGTCGAGGATGCCGTCAACGACGCCGGCATCGTCACGGTCGACGACAACGACGGTCACCCGAGCATCCGCTCGCTGGTCGACGACGACTACGATATCATTACCTTCTAA
- a CDS encoding MBL fold metallo-hydrolase, which translates to MTVRFDAVTVDWLGHATVRLAGQTGAVVYTDPGPERILKDLEPRDGDLILVSHGHHYDPDAIRRVARDDALVVVHESVDAGEIDGVDERLDDLPFDVERVRADESFVLGPLDLFTTPAYNDPAGPHTDADGIPAHPAGQGCGFGVTVDGITAFWPGGTDALPLHESLEIDLLLPPIGGSVTMDRREAASLASEIRPDLVLPVHYDADGTLAADAEAFVVDVATRGVPVVLDE; encoded by the coding sequence ATGACAGTTCGATTCGACGCGGTGACCGTCGACTGGCTCGGCCACGCCACCGTGCGCCTCGCGGGCCAGACCGGCGCGGTCGTCTACACCGATCCCGGACCGGAGCGGATACTGAAAGACCTCGAGCCGCGTGACGGCGACCTGATCCTCGTCTCTCACGGTCACCACTACGATCCCGACGCGATCCGGCGGGTCGCTCGCGACGACGCACTGGTCGTCGTTCACGAGTCGGTCGACGCGGGCGAGATCGACGGCGTCGACGAGCGCCTCGACGACCTCCCCTTCGACGTCGAACGCGTCCGTGCGGACGAGTCGTTCGTCCTCGGCCCGCTGGATCTGTTCACGACGCCGGCGTACAACGATCCCGCCGGGCCACACACCGATGCGGACGGCATCCCCGCACATCCGGCGGGACAGGGCTGTGGCTTCGGCGTAACGGTCGACGGGATCACGGCGTTCTGGCCCGGCGGCACCGACGCCCTCCCGCTCCACGAGTCGCTCGAGATCGACCTCCTGCTCCCGCCGATCGGCGGTTCGGTCACGATGGACCGCCGTGAGGCCGCGTCGCTGGCGAGCGAGATTCGCCCCGATCTAGTCCTGCCGGTCCACTACGACGCGGACGGGACGCTCGCCGCCGACGCCGAGGCGTTCGTCGTCGACGTGGCGACCCGCGGCGTCCCGGTCGTCCTCGACGAGTAG
- a CDS encoding Nramp family divalent metal transporter: MSGEGATEIPEADLEYPERDWRGFFREHFGPSMLWALISIGGSHIVLAPTLGGTFGLVAIWMFGLIYAAKYGAWELGIRYNYGVGANPIEAYDQLPGPKNWALWVTILVFTGMYTFITASVGMNTAAFVAALTPEWFTAAMAYVVFVGGAGLLVALSRYSLLETALIAFTIALGVLVLLGVIVGPPSGDVVAETAFAVPDLTGPAFVGLFAAAAGFAPTGFSTSILIGSWSMAKGEGASELEERGLDPDDPKHHDYIRAWIRTGRRDFNIGYAFSFLLIVAMVMLASNVLYPEPPTDANLAFAIGSILSDSFGEWSYYAMLLGGFAALYSTVITLLDGAARATGDILPMALENDDVDSERVRKLVVVGVVAVSSAMVLALGEVPVTLLLYVAAILAVTEIFFYPANWYVVEKNLPEPFRPSRAWHAYYVVSLAFVLLFGAMGAAVRLGYIG; the protein is encoded by the coding sequence ATGAGCGGTGAGGGAGCGACGGAGATCCCCGAGGCTGACCTCGAGTATCCCGAGCGGGACTGGCGCGGGTTCTTCAGGGAACACTTCGGCCCGTCGATGCTGTGGGCGCTGATCAGCATCGGCGGCAGCCACATCGTGCTGGCGCCCACCCTCGGCGGGACCTTCGGCCTGGTCGCGATCTGGATGTTCGGATTGATCTACGCCGCGAAGTACGGGGCCTGGGAACTCGGGATCCGCTACAACTACGGCGTCGGCGCGAACCCGATCGAAGCCTACGACCAGCTGCCCGGCCCGAAGAACTGGGCGCTGTGGGTGACGATCCTCGTGTTCACGGGGATGTACACGTTCATCACGGCCAGCGTCGGGATGAACACCGCGGCGTTCGTCGCCGCCCTGACCCCGGAGTGGTTCACCGCCGCGATGGCCTACGTCGTCTTCGTCGGCGGTGCGGGCCTGCTCGTGGCCCTCTCGCGATACAGCCTGCTCGAGACGGCCCTGATCGCCTTTACGATCGCGCTGGGCGTCCTCGTCCTGCTGGGCGTGATCGTCGGCCCGCCGTCGGGCGACGTCGTCGCCGAAACGGCGTTCGCGGTGCCGGACCTGACCGGGCCGGCCTTCGTCGGCCTGTTCGCCGCCGCCGCGGGCTTCGCTCCGACCGGCTTCAGCACGAGCATCCTGATCGGCAGCTGGAGCATGGCGAAAGGAGAGGGCGCGAGCGAACTCGAGGAGCGGGGGCTCGACCCCGACGATCCGAAACACCACGACTACATCCGGGCGTGGATCCGGACCGGTCGGCGCGACTTCAATATCGGCTACGCCTTCAGCTTCCTGCTGATCGTCGCGATGGTGATGCTGGCGTCGAACGTTCTCTATCCGGAGCCGCCGACGGACGCGAACCTCGCGTTCGCGATCGGCTCGATTCTGAGCGACTCCTTCGGCGAGTGGTCGTACTACGCCATGCTGCTGGGCGGGTTCGCCGCGCTGTACTCGACGGTCATCACCCTGCTCGACGGCGCAGCCCGCGCCACCGGTGACATCCTCCCGATGGCTCTCGAGAACGACGACGTCGACAGCGAGCGGGTGCGGAAACTCGTCGTCGTCGGCGTCGTCGCGGTCAGTAGCGCGATGGTCCTCGCGCTGGGGGAGGTCCCGGTGACGCTGTTGCTCTACGTCGCCGCGATACTCGCGGTCACGGAGATCTTCTTCTATCCCGCGAACTGGTACGTCGTCGAGAAGAACCTGCCCGAGCCGTTCCGCCCCTCGCGGGCCTGGCACGCCTACTACGTCGTCAGCCTCGCGTTCGTGTTGCTCTTCGGCGCGATGGGCGCGGCGGTCCGGCTCGGCTACATCGGCTGA
- a CDS encoding PQQ-binding-like beta-propeller repeat protein: MPHLTGGTNPQPSSFDPNTRTMVVKGANEPMALSWYEEEYEVGEGYMGMDIVGGDPPEDIEEPDEPPLDAEGEDPHLEAGVDEGDGDDAETAADGDGDASGRPAYPPEWNGTIGVIAGIDPYTGDVKWQEWCDRSNYHPRGGSFTTPIRLAFAGTPNGVMAAYDVESGDRLAEFEVGDHGVDGAPMSWVDPHEEKQYAAMPAGGGHHTDVELRTTLAVFSLEI; encoded by the coding sequence ATGCCCCACCTCACCGGCGGGACCAACCCCCAGCCGAGTTCTTTCGATCCCAACACCCGGACGATGGTCGTCAAGGGGGCCAACGAGCCGATGGCGCTGTCGTGGTACGAAGAGGAGTACGAGGTCGGTGAGGGGTACATGGGCATGGATATCGTCGGCGGAGACCCACCCGAGGATATCGAGGAACCCGACGAGCCGCCCCTCGACGCCGAGGGCGAGGACCCACACCTCGAGGCGGGAGTCGACGAGGGGGACGGCGACGACGCCGAAACCGCGGCCGACGGGGACGGCGACGCGTCGGGCCGTCCCGCCTATCCGCCGGAGTGGAACGGTACGATCGGCGTCATCGCCGGCATCGATCCCTACACCGGGGACGTGAAGTGGCAGGAGTGGTGCGACCGGTCCAACTACCATCCCCGCGGCGGGTCCTTTACCACGCCGATCAGGCTGGCCTTCGCGGGCACGCCCAACGGCGTGATGGCCGCCTACGACGTCGAGTCGGGCGACCGCCTCGCCGAGTTCGAGGTCGGCGACCACGGCGTCGACGGCGCGCCGATGTCCTGGGTCGACCCCCACGAGGAGAAACAGTACGCCGCGATGCCCGCCGGCGGCGGCCACCACACCGACGTCGAACTGAGGACCACGCTGGCCGTCTTCTCGCTCGAGATCTGA
- a CDS encoding PQQ-dependent sugar dehydrogenase, with amino-acid sequence MTRNDDHAFSRRRLLRASAALSLAGVASTALGQESLPSELELGGRVSSWVGQAPDEIADERNPTLRLEAGQEYTLTWENLDGAAHNFVIVDENDERLVETDLVASSGETQTVEFTAEEGMVEYFCGPHRPSMTGEIELVGSGDGGDEAATDDGPPIGEGPTVGLESVADGFANPITLETADEDADRRFVVDQTGTISVHGEDGLASEPFLDVSDRLVDLREGFDERGLLGLAFHPDFAENGRFFVRYSAPPTEDAPEGYDHAFVLSEFRTADDDHASADPDSERRLLEIPEPQFNHNAGPIAFGPDGYLYVATGDGGGANDSGEGHVEDWYDENEGGNGQDTEENLLGGILRIDVDGGTSETSRDGGGDAADEGDERAYGVPDDNPLVDAEGHRDEYYAWGLRNPWGMTLTGEGAILAADVGQELFEEVNHVERGGNYGWNVREGTHCFSTESPTEPPAECPAETPESVRGGEPLLDPVLEYPHEADGEPVGVSVIGGFLYEGEAVDALAGTYVFGDWSRDGQSPGRLFAARPPTEWLEENAAVETDTGEDDGGDEADSGEAESEGGRWPIEELEVETASGGDDGGDEADDGDGEEDDGEPVASDGAMNRFVYGFGRDDAGELYVLTSATPSIEEDDGAVYRIVPQQRSEH; translated from the coding sequence ATGACACGGAACGACGATCACGCGTTCTCGAGGCGGCGGCTCCTCAGAGCATCGGCGGCGCTTTCCCTGGCCGGCGTCGCGTCGACGGCGCTGGGACAGGAGTCGCTCCCGAGCGAACTCGAACTCGGCGGTCGAGTCAGTAGCTGGGTCGGGCAAGCGCCCGACGAGATCGCCGACGAGCGGAACCCGACCCTCCGACTCGAGGCGGGTCAGGAGTACACCCTCACGTGGGAGAACCTGGACGGCGCGGCCCACAACTTCGTCATCGTCGACGAGAACGACGAGCGACTCGTCGAGACGGATCTCGTGGCCAGTTCGGGCGAGACCCAGACCGTCGAGTTCACCGCCGAGGAGGGAATGGTCGAGTACTTCTGTGGCCCGCATCGCCCCTCGATGACGGGCGAAATCGAACTCGTGGGGAGCGGCGACGGCGGCGACGAGGCGGCGACCGACGACGGCCCGCCGATCGGCGAGGGACCGACCGTCGGCCTCGAGTCCGTCGCCGACGGGTTCGCCAACCCGATCACGCTCGAGACGGCCGACGAGGACGCCGACCGCCGGTTCGTCGTCGACCAGACCGGCACGATCTCCGTCCACGGCGAGGACGGCCTCGCGTCCGAGCCGTTCCTCGACGTCTCGGACCGACTGGTCGACCTCCGCGAGGGGTTCGACGAGCGCGGCCTGCTCGGACTGGCCTTCCATCCCGACTTCGCAGAGAACGGCCGGTTTTTCGTCCGCTACAGCGCACCGCCCACCGAGGACGCGCCCGAGGGGTACGATCACGCGTTCGTCCTCTCGGAGTTCCGGACGGCGGACGACGACCACGCGAGCGCCGATCCCGACTCCGAACGACGGCTCCTCGAGATACCGGAGCCGCAGTTCAACCACAACGCGGGGCCGATCGCGTTCGGCCCGGACGGCTATCTCTACGTCGCCACCGGCGACGGCGGCGGGGCCAACGATTCGGGCGAGGGACACGTCGAGGACTGGTACGACGAGAACGAGGGCGGGAACGGACAGGACACCGAGGAGAACCTACTAGGTGGCATTCTCCGGATCGATGTGGACGGCGGGACGTCGGAGACGTCCCGAGACGGAGGCGGCGACGCCGCCGACGAGGGCGACGAGCGCGCCTACGGCGTCCCCGACGACAACCCGCTGGTCGACGCTGAGGGCCACCGCGACGAGTACTACGCGTGGGGACTGCGCAACCCGTGGGGGATGACCCTCACCGGCGAGGGGGCGATCCTCGCGGCTGACGTCGGTCAGGAGCTGTTCGAGGAGGTCAACCACGTCGAACGCGGCGGCAACTACGGCTGGAACGTCAGGGAAGGGACCCACTGTTTCAGCACCGAGTCGCCGACGGAGCCGCCCGCGGAGTGTCCGGCGGAGACCCCCGAGTCGGTCCGCGGGGGCGAGCCGCTGCTCGATCCGGTCCTCGAGTACCCCCACGAGGCCGACGGGGAGCCGGTCGGCGTCTCCGTGATCGGCGGCTTCCTCTACGAGGGCGAGGCAGTCGACGCCCTCGCCGGCACCTACGTCTTCGGCGACTGGAGCCGGGACGGCCAGAGCCCCGGCCGGCTGTTCGCCGCCCGCCCGCCGACCGAGTGGCTCGAGGAGAACGCGGCGGTCGAGACGGACACCGGGGAAGACGACGGCGGCGACGAGGCTGACAGCGGGGAAGCCGAGAGCGAGGGCGGGCGCTGGCCGATCGAGGAACTCGAGGTCGAGACCGCGAGCGGAGGCGACGACGGCGGCGACGAAGCGGACGACGGCGACGGTGAGGAGGACGACGGCGAGCCGGTCGCGTCCGACGGGGCCATGAACCGATTCGTCTACGGCTTCGGCCGCGACGACGCCGGCGAACTCTACGTCCTGACGTCGGCGACGCCGTCCATCGAGGAAGACGACGGCGCGGTCTACCGGATCGTCCCCCAACAGCGATCCGAACACTGA
- a CDS encoding DNA topoisomerase VI subunit B, with amino-acid sequence MTSFQSTLGDESGIAEELAESQQSISIAEFFEKNKHMLGFDSGARGLVTAVKEAVDNALDAAEESGILPDIYVEIEETGDYYRLIVEDNGPGLTKESLPKVFGKLLYGSRFHAREQSRGQQGIGISAAVLYSQLTSGKPAKITSRTQGSEEAEYFELIVDTDDNEPEISVEETTTWDRPHGTRIELEMEANMRARQQLHDYIKHTAVVNPHARLELREPQEHFKFERATDQLPAETEEIRPHPHGVELGTVMKMLAATDSQTVSGFVQEEFTRVGKKTADSIIDEFRDRHYGREMRWRPPAAHEDVDLEAAVADATANKGAEATAAFAAAIADGVDDYDRIAHHELLETVEAAAETVEADHGTTFGDTVRENAVEAVWLELIDAVETDESKGDVDADDGSRLVADLYDLADEATSTRKDDETVHAFADRLGAAFGDELADGDDEGNVRHRLTRTRLRGFVDRAADLTEEYDDVSFGETARENVTDAIWDVMATVPDDPPLVRELNDDRDATSDLVDAMRATDIMAPPTRCLSPISEDLITAGLEKEFDADFYASATRDAGVSGGDPFIVEAGIAYGGDLPAEGTGEVMRFANRVPLVYQRGACATTDVVKSIGWRNYGLDQPGGSGLPNGPVVIMVHVASTNVPFTSESKDAVANVPEIEDEIELAIREAARDLKSYLNKRRSMQQRRKKQNVLGKILPEMATKVAEVTGRDEPDIDDAIARIMNNVLVERQVEENGDGRAVSVVVENNSGTNETLEITDIVSAEPRKLSDGATVVEMDGEWFVKWEPEVPSDDEAALEYEVPDDVTFDLDVKGVESEKLTVNQ; translated from the coding sequence ATGACGTCGTTCCAGTCGACACTCGGTGACGAGTCGGGGATCGCCGAGGAACTGGCCGAGAGCCAGCAGTCGATCTCCATCGCCGAGTTCTTCGAGAAGAACAAGCACATGCTCGGCTTCGACAGCGGCGCTCGAGGCCTCGTCACGGCCGTCAAGGAGGCCGTCGACAACGCCCTGGACGCCGCCGAGGAGTCGGGAATTCTCCCGGATATCTACGTCGAGATCGAGGAGACCGGCGACTACTACCGCCTGATCGTCGAGGACAACGGACCGGGGCTGACAAAGGAATCGCTCCCGAAAGTCTTCGGGAAACTGCTCTATGGCTCTCGCTTTCACGCACGCGAACAATCGCGCGGCCAGCAGGGGATCGGGATCTCCGCGGCCGTCCTCTACTCCCAACTGACCAGCGGCAAGCCCGCGAAGATTACCAGCCGCACGCAGGGCTCCGAGGAGGCCGAATACTTCGAACTCATCGTCGACACCGACGACAACGAGCCCGAGATCAGCGTCGAGGAGACCACGACCTGGGACCGCCCCCACGGGACGCGCATCGAACTCGAGATGGAGGCGAACATGCGCGCCCGCCAGCAGCTCCACGACTACATCAAGCACACGGCGGTCGTCAACCCCCACGCCCGCCTCGAGCTGCGCGAACCGCAGGAACACTTCAAGTTCGAGCGCGCGACCGACCAGCTCCCCGCGGAGACCGAAGAGATCCGGCCCCACCCCCACGGGGTCGAACTCGGCACCGTGATGAAGATGCTCGCGGCGACGGACTCCCAGACGGTTTCGGGGTTCGTCCAGGAGGAGTTCACTCGCGTCGGGAAAAAGACCGCCGACTCGATCATCGACGAGTTCCGCGACCGCCACTACGGCCGGGAGATGCGCTGGCGGCCGCCGGCGGCCCACGAGGACGTGGATCTCGAGGCCGCCGTCGCCGACGCCACCGCGAACAAGGGTGCCGAGGCGACGGCCGCGTTCGCCGCGGCCATCGCCGACGGAGTCGACGACTACGACCGCATCGCCCACCACGAACTGCTCGAGACCGTCGAGGCAGCGGCCGAGACGGTCGAAGCGGACCACGGAACGACGTTCGGCGACACCGTCCGGGAAAACGCCGTCGAGGCCGTCTGGCTCGAGTTGATCGACGCCGTCGAGACGGACGAGTCGAAAGGTGACGTCGACGCCGACGACGGCTCGCGACTGGTCGCCGACCTCTACGACCTCGCGGACGAGGCGACGAGTACCCGCAAGGACGACGAGACCGTCCACGCCTTCGCCGACCGGCTCGGGGCCGCGTTCGGGGACGAACTCGCGGACGGCGACGACGAGGGGAACGTCCGCCACCGGCTCACGCGGACGCGGCTTCGGGGGTTCGTCGATCGCGCGGCCGACCTCACCGAGGAGTACGACGACGTTTCCTTCGGCGAGACGGCCCGCGAAAACGTCACCGACGCGATCTGGGACGTGATGGCGACCGTACCCGACGATCCGCCGCTGGTGCGGGAGCTGAACGACGACCGCGATGCCACCAGCGACCTCGTCGACGCGATGCGCGCGACCGATATCATGGCACCGCCGACGCGGTGTCTCTCGCCCATCTCCGAGGACCTTATCACCGCCGGCCTCGAGAAGGAGTTCGACGCGGACTTCTACGCCTCGGCGACCCGCGACGCGGGCGTCTCCGGCGGCGACCCGTTCATCGTCGAAGCCGGGATCGCCTACGGCGGCGACCTCCCCGCGGAGGGAACCGGCGAGGTCATGCGCTTTGCCAACCGGGTCCCGCTGGTCTACCAGCGCGGGGCCTGTGCCACGACGGACGTGGTCAAGTCGATCGGCTGGCGCAACTACGGGTTAGACCAGCCCGGCGGCTCCGGCCTGCCCAACGGGCCGGTCGTGATCATGGTCCACGTCGCCTCGACGAACGTCCCCTTCACCAGCGAGTCGAAAGACGCCGTCGCGAACGTCCCCGAGATCGAAGACGAGATCGAACTCGCGATCCGGGAGGCCGCTCGCGATCTCAAGAGCTACCTCAACAAACGGCGCTCGATGCAACAGCGCCGGAAGAAACAGAACGTCCTCGGGAAGATCCTCCCGGAGATGGCCACGAAGGTCGCCGAAGTAACCGGCCGCGACGAGCCCGATATCGACGACGCGATCGCCCGAATCATGAACAACGTCCTCGTCGAACGACAGGTCGAAGAAAACGGCGACGGGCGGGCCGTCTCGGTCGTCGTCGAGAACAACTCCGGGACGAACGAGACCCTCGAGATCACCGACATCGTCTCGGCCGAACCGCGGAAACTCTCGGACGGCGCGACCGTCGTCGAGATGGACGGCGAGTGGTTCGTCAAGTGGGAACCCGAGGTCCCGAGTGACGACGAGGCGGCCCTCGAGTACGAGGTACCGGACGACGTGACCTTCGATCTGGACGTCAAAGGCGTCGAAAGCGAGAAACTGACCGTAAACCAATGA